The following proteins are co-located in the Brevibacillus laterosporus DSM 25 genome:
- the tadA gene encoding tRNA adenosine(34) deaminase TadA, whose protein sequence is MEPNHERFMREAMNEAKKAAALGEVPIGAVIVRKGEIVGRGYNLRETQKDPTLHAEMIAIREASKNLGGWRLIGCDLYVTLEPCPMCAGAIVQSRIEQVYYGATDPKAGCAGTLMNLCDEPRFNHQVPVWAGILQEECQMMLKDFFRQLRKKKKGDAKSISLRQTN, encoded by the coding sequence ATGGAACCAAACCACGAGAGGTTTATGAGAGAAGCGATGAATGAAGCAAAAAAGGCAGCAGCATTAGGAGAGGTTCCGATTGGTGCGGTTATCGTACGAAAGGGAGAGATTGTCGGCAGGGGATATAATCTGCGTGAAACACAAAAGGACCCGACCTTACATGCCGAAATGATTGCTATACGTGAAGCGAGTAAAAACTTAGGGGGATGGCGGTTAATCGGATGTGACCTATATGTGACTCTAGAGCCATGTCCGATGTGTGCTGGCGCCATTGTACAAAGCCGGATCGAACAGGTTTATTACGGGGCAACTGATCCAAAAGCGGGCTGTGCAGGAACATTGATGAATTTATGCGACGAACCAAGATTTAATCATCAGGTACCTGTTTGGGCAGGGATTTTACAAGAAGAATGCCAGATGATGCTTAAAGATTTTTTTCGACAACTGCGAAAAAAGAAGAAGGGAGATGCAAAGAGCATCTCCCTCAGACAAACGAATTAA
- a CDS encoding pseudouridine synthase produces the protein MKRERLDKILANTGKGTRKEVKQLIKQRIVTVDGIVATDPGMHVIPEQQHIEIDGVPLLFKRWVFVMLNKPAGVISATEDALHETVVDLLPDEWRHKVHPVGRLDIDTEGLLLLTNDGQLSHSLLSPKKKVDKEYFARIEGRVTDEHIAAFKQGVTLDDGYETMPATLEILQSGDISEIHVTIMEGKYHQVKRMFAAFDLKVVYLKRVRMGPLLLDESLELGEFRELTEEELNSLRKGQENE, from the coding sequence ATGAAACGTGAACGTCTAGATAAAATATTAGCTAACACAGGAAAAGGAACTCGTAAGGAAGTAAAACAACTGATCAAACAGCGCATCGTTACTGTTGATGGTATCGTGGCAACCGATCCTGGTATGCACGTTATTCCAGAACAACAGCATATAGAAATTGATGGTGTTCCGCTTCTATTTAAACGTTGGGTATTCGTTATGCTTAATAAACCAGCAGGTGTTATTTCAGCAACTGAGGATGCCCTACATGAAACGGTTGTTGATTTGTTACCTGATGAATGGAGACACAAAGTGCACCCTGTAGGTCGTCTCGATATCGACACAGAAGGTCTTCTCCTTCTAACCAACGATGGGCAGCTCTCCCATAGCCTGCTTTCTCCTAAGAAGAAAGTGGACAAAGAATATTTTGCCCGTATTGAGGGACGCGTTACAGATGAACATATTGCTGCATTCAAGCAAGGTGTAACATTGGACGATGGTTATGAAACCATGCCAGCTACTCTGGAAATCCTCCAATCAGGGGACATCTCTGAAATTCATGTGACCATCATGGAAGGGAAATACCATCAGGTAAAGCGTATGTTTGCCGCTTTCGACCTTAAAGTTGTCTACTTGAAACGAGTGCGTATGGGTCCTCTCTTACTCGATGAATCACTTGAGCTAGGTGAATTCCGTGAGCTAACGGAAGAAGAATTGAACTCCTTACGTAAAGGACAAGAAAACGAGTAA
- a CDS encoding PAS domain-containing sensor histidine kinase, whose protein sequence is MEKIITSQKCHAFSRLKQYSQHIKHALLIVDGQGLILEVSEALLQATGFSYEQIIAAPFQKVIPYMNSVSHLYDSLLDKEKQSLKPTEMIYQDVQGKKSKTPVMITTSYKNEEPIYFFHLFQLTKDLSISLSQRMANQLTSEINLGVVVLDVQARLVDISQVACKILGVERMLVLNQHIDQVFAGIPEEQRLVQRELLEGVKFQNKAMSWTNQKQRYELLVDSNTLHNEVGQIVGAYVIFKDVTNMRSLEQKIERSDRLAMIGQIAAGTAHEIRNPLTSIKGFLQMFQQSFKENGMDKEKTFTDIMLTELHRINSLVSEFLLLSKPRDVQYQMISLHTVFEEIMPIVENEALLHGIEVRYTGTEALPMVVGDAELLKQVFLNICKNGMEAMGNEGTLTVSYHYEEDSNKISLNIQDTGPGIPGYLIDKIFDPFFTTKDEGTGLGLSVCQKIIHDIGGQIRVSSKGFGTTFHILLSYM, encoded by the coding sequence TTGGAGAAAATAATAACGTCACAGAAGTGCCATGCTTTCTCAAGACTAAAGCAATACTCACAACACATCAAGCACGCTTTACTCATTGTTGATGGACAGGGTCTCATTTTGGAAGTGAGTGAAGCCTTATTACAGGCAACAGGGTTTAGCTATGAACAGATCATCGCTGCACCATTTCAAAAAGTAATACCGTATATGAATTCTGTGAGTCATCTTTACGATAGTTTATTAGACAAAGAAAAACAGTCGTTAAAACCAACAGAAATGATTTATCAAGATGTTCAGGGTAAAAAATCAAAAACACCTGTTATGATTACTACTTCTTATAAAAATGAGGAGCCGATTTATTTTTTCCATTTATTCCAGCTAACCAAAGATTTATCCATATCCCTATCCCAACGTATGGCTAACCAACTCACCTCTGAAATTAATCTGGGTGTCGTCGTTCTAGATGTTCAGGCTCGATTGGTCGATATAAGTCAAGTAGCCTGTAAAATATTAGGTGTAGAACGAATGCTTGTATTAAATCAGCATATTGATCAGGTTTTTGCAGGGATTCCTGAGGAGCAGCGACTAGTACAACGAGAGCTTTTAGAGGGGGTAAAATTCCAAAATAAAGCTATGTCTTGGACAAATCAAAAGCAACGTTACGAGCTTTTAGTAGACTCTAATACTTTGCATAATGAAGTAGGTCAAATTGTTGGAGCTTATGTTATCTTTAAAGATGTGACCAATATGCGTTCATTGGAACAAAAGATTGAGCGGAGTGACCGGCTTGCGATGATCGGACAAATCGCAGCAGGGACTGCTCATGAAATAAGAAATCCGTTAACTTCAATCAAAGGCTTTTTACAAATGTTTCAGCAATCCTTTAAGGAAAACGGGATGGATAAAGAAAAGACTTTTACTGATATTATGTTAACTGAATTGCATCGGATTAATTCATTAGTCAGTGAATTTCTGCTTCTGAGCAAACCTCGCGATGTTCAATATCAAATGATCAGTTTACATACTGTCTTTGAAGAAATCATGCCTATCGTCGAGAATGAAGCTTTGTTGCATGGAATTGAGGTTCGTTACACAGGGACAGAGGCCTTACCGATGGTTGTCGGTGATGCTGAACTATTAAAGCAGGTTTTCTTAAATATCTGTAAAAATGGAATGGAAGCTATGGGAAATGAAGGAACCCTGACGGTATCATACCATTACGAAGAGGATTCCAACAAGATTAGTCTAAATATTCAAGATACAGGACCTGGGATACCTGGATATTTAATTGATAAGATTTTCGATCCTTTTTTCACAACAAAAGATGAAGGGACTGGGCTAGGGTTATCTGTTTGCCAAAAAATCATTCATGATATTGGAGGACAAATCCGTGTCTCCTCTAAAGGATTTGGAACGACCTTTCACATTTTATTATCATATATGTAA